The Methylomonas rhizoryzae genome includes the window CACTATGCGCTTGTACGCCGGCAAGCCAACCCGCTAAAACCAGCTTACCAAACCCGGTATGCCTGCCCGTTGAATCCGGGCGGCATTGTCGCCGGCCTCATACGCCGGCAACTGGCCGGTTTCGTGCCAAAGCCGAAACGCTAAGGCATAACACAGGACTCTGATCGGGTAATCCCTGGGCAACTGCTGAAAATAGGGCTGCATGGTAACGAAATCCACTGCACCGTAACGCTGCATGATGTGCTTCAAGCCGCCGTTTTGCGGCCCGATGTTATAAGCCAGTAAACCTAAAAACAGATCGCCTTTCATTTGCGCCAGATAGTGCTTCAAGGTGGCTGCGGCAACCAGCGCGTTGTGCTTCGAATCGGCCAAATTAACCGCTCCGCCTGCTATTTGGCTTGACACTTGCTGCAGGATAAATTTAGGAACCGCGGTAATTTGAAACAAGCCTTGGCCGCCGTCCGCACTGGTACGCGGCAAAAACGACGATTCGGCGGCAGCAACGCCATACAATAAATCAGGATCCAACTCGTAACTGGCCGCGGCGTAGCGAATGTCAGCGTCGAACGACTGAGCCCGGCCGATCAATTTGTTTAGCTGTGCGGAATCCGAACGCCGATAAGCGGCATAAATCTGGTGAGCTAAGGTAGTACGAGCGGCCTGTTGTTTTCCGCCGACCAAACTGCGCAACTGCTCAATAGCCATCGGAAAACCCTGTTGCCAAACAGCGTTCACCGTCCCGAAACAAACGCATAACGCCGTTAAAGCCGGCAACAACTCCGACTTTGCTACCAACCAGCGCCTGGATTTAAACCAAAGCAACAACAAGCCGGCCGCAACCGCGACCCATATCGCTATCCCCAATGCGAAAGGCAATAAGTTGGCAAAAAAGCCGGTACCGGAAAAGAATCTCGCCGACGCCCCTAATACAAGTACCGTAGCCAGCAAGCCCGAGGCCGCCAATCCGGCGCATTCTACGCCGATCAACCCGAGAGCGGGGCCGCTCAGCCAAACGGACTGTTTGCCGAAATCGGCCTTACCTTTTGCCGAACGTTTCTTGCTCTTGGGCTTTACCGCGACTTTTTTAAGCGCCTTACCCGTCGATTTGTTGACGATTGAACTAACTGGTTTAGACCGAGTGGACAAAGTGATATGCCGAACCTGGGAATGAAGAACACGCAGACGCGCGACGCGAGTGCATACGAACTAAAGGCACAACTTAAACCGTTTGTGAAACGCCGAAACGCTGTCATTATATCGGACTGGGCAAAAAACTCGCGGAGAACCTTAAGTGTTGGGAAGTTTGCAAAAGATGACGGTCGACCTGGAAAAACCGGTGCGCTACCGGCTACCCATCGGCGACCAGCAATTAGAGATCAACCCCCTGCTCGGAAAAACCCTGCAACTACAATACAGCGGCAGGATATTGTGCGTACATTGCGGAAAAAAGACCAACAAAAGCTTCAATCAAGGCTATTGCTATCCTTGTTTCACCCGGCTGGCGCAATGCGACCTCTGCATCGTCAAACCGGAAACCTGCCATTACGCGGCCGGTACCTGTCGAGAGCCGAGTTGGGGCGAAGAGTTTTGCTTTCAGCCGCACATCGTTTACCTAGCCAATTCGTCAGGTCTGAAAGTAGGCATTACCCGCCGCTCGCAAATCCCGACCCGTTGGATCGATCAAGGCGCCGTGCAAGCGCTACCGATATTTGCCGCCCGCTCCAGACATATTTCCGGTTTGGCCGAAGTAGCCTTGGCCGCCCACGTCAGCGACAAAACCAACTGGCAGCAAATGTTGAAAGGTTCGGCCGCGCCGCTCGACTTACCGGCATTAAGGGACAACTTACTGGCTAAATGCGCCGATGACTTAGCGGCAATTTCCGCCCGACACGGCGCAGACGCCTTACATGCAATCGGCGACGCCGAAGCGCAAGTCGAAATCGATTACCCTGTGCTGCAATATCCAGCCAAAGTGAAATCGTTTAATTTGGATAAAGATCCGTTGATTGCCGGTCAGCTGGTCGGCATCAAAGGGCAATATTTGATATTCGACACCGGCGTCGTCAACATACGCAAATTCGCCGGTTACGAAATCCGAGCGGCTCTTTGAAACAAGCCGGGCTTTGTTGCAGACTCAACAGAATATCCCGACATTCAAAGCACCCCAAATCCCGCTACCGCGTACTCCATTACCGATAGGCAACCCACAAATAGTGTGATACGCTTCAAACTGCGCTATGTTCGACACATTTTTATATCTAGTGAGCACTCGTCTTTTTCACACTTACCAGCCGTCGCTGCAAGCAGGCTCTTTCGAAATTCCGGAGGGAAACATGCAAAAATCTAGGACCGCTAACACGCTCGGTCTGACGCTTCTATTGTCTTTATCAGCTAGTCCGGCGTTCGCAAACGAAGCGCCGGTAGCCAAAGACCTGCAAAAAACGCTAAGAGAAGACAAACCGGCTAACATCCTGTTAAAAGGTAGCGACGCGGACAAGGATGCGTTGACTTTTACGATTTCGCAAGCGCCGTCACACGGCACGTTATCCCCCGTAGGCAATAGCGGCAAACGCTTCAAATACACGCCCGCGGCTAATTACCACGGTACGGATAGCTTTACTTACACCGCAAACGACGGCGCATTGGATTCGCAGACCGCAACCGTCACCTTGACCGTTAAATCGGTAAATGACCGTCCGGTTGCCGAAGCCAAAAACCAAACCGTATTGACGACCGACCCATCGTTTACTTTCAGTTTAAGCGCCAGCGACATAGACGGCGATGAATTAACTTACAAACTCGCCGCTAGACCAAAGTACGGCAAAGTGGTAATCAACGCAAATTACGCTACTTACACGCCCAAGGCAAAGTTCAAAACCGGTAACCGCACCGACAAATTTAAATTCAAGGTTAAAGACAGTAAAAAAACCTCAAAACCGGTGTTAGTCAGTTTGACGATAACCGATACTCCATACGGCGAAATCAACGATACGGCGGTAACCCAATGTGCCAACGCCAGCCAAAACAATATGACCTGCCCTATTACCAATTTTGCTTCGCAAGACGCGGAATGGGGGCGTGACGTTGCGGCCGGCGTTACCGACGACAACGGCGTCGCCGGATTCGTCTTTACTAAGTTAGATAGTGACGGTACCGCCTTAACGATTCAAAACGCCGGCTGGAGCGATGAAGGTAGCGAGGCCGCCGGCACGCAATGGTCCTGCGTGAAAGATGAAACCACCGGCCTGACTTGGGAAATCAAAACCAACGACGGCGGCTTGCAAGACAAAGACAACGTTTACACTTGGTACCAAACGGACGCGAGTAACGACGGCGGCGACAGCGGCCAAAACTGCAGCACGAATGGCTGCACCACGGATACCAAAGCGTATGTTGCCGCTATCAACGCACAAGCTCTATGCGGCAAAACCGATTGGCGGTTACCGACCGTCGCCGAGCTATCCGACATCACGCTTATGAACGGCGCGACCGGGGCTATCGATAGTGCATATTTCCCGGAAGGGCAACAGAACGTGTATTGGACCTCTTCGCCATTAGCTGCCAGCAGCAGCATGGCATGGGCGGCTAATTTCGCTTCCGCCTATACCACTTCCGATCTTAAAGCCAACACCAATTTTGTGCGCTTGGTCAGAAGCGGCCCATAATTGCTACCCCAGCCGGCTCGGTGCATAACGCCGGGTCCGGCTGGGGCGTCTAATCCATAACTGTTCAGTAAAAACCGGGCAAAGCTGTTGTAGGTTCGAATTTATCGGATCATCAGGCTAAACTCTGGTTATTGCGCAAATAAATTCGCACCTACGCACAGCTGGCAACGCATAGCCTCCGGCATCCCGGCTCTAAAAAACTTCAGCGCAGCGCCCGGGCACGAGCCTAGACTGCCGCAACTTCACTTTCTCACAGCGTTGTTGCAAACACTGCCGCCGCCGCCTCTACCGTAGCATCAATGTCCGCAGCAGTGTGGGCTGACGATACAAAGCCGGCTTCGAATGCGGACGGCGCCATATAAACGCCGCGCGCCAACATAGCGTGAAAAAAGCATTTGAAACGCTCTTGATCGCAAGCGACCACCTGCGCAAATCGGCTAACCGGCGTTTGCTCGCTAAAGAATACGCCGAACATAGCGCCGACCTGATTGGTGGCAAATGCGATACCGGAGACATTGGCCGCTTGCTGCAGACCGCTCAACAATTGCGCGGTTTTGGCTGTCAACCCATCGTAGAATCCGGGAGCCGCAATCAATTCCAGCGTTTTCAACCCGGCCGCCATCGCCACCGGGCAGCCCGACAAAGTACCGGCTTGATAAACCGGTCCCAACGGTGCCAGGCACTCCATGATTTTACGGCTACCGCCGAACGCTCCCACCGGCAAACCGCCACCGATAATTTTTCCCAGCGTGGTCAAATCCGGTCTCACCCCGTATAACCCCTGAGCGCCCTGCAGCCCAACCCGGAATCCGGTCATCACCTCGTCAAATATCAACACCGCGCCGTATCGATCGCAGACCTGGCGCAAAGTCTCTAAAAATCCGGGCTCCGGCGGAATACAGTTCATATTGCCGGCAACCGGCTCCACGATAATGCAAGCGATTTGCTCGCCGATTTCGGCGAAGGTAGCCTGTACCGCTTCGCCATCGTTGTAGGTTAACGTGATGGTATCCGCGGCTAACGCGGCCGGAACGCCCGGAGAGCTGGGCACGCCCAAAGTCAGCGCCCCGGATCCCGCCTTGACCAACAAGGAATCGGAATGGCCGTGGTAACAACCTTCGAATTTAACGATCTTATCCCGGCCGGTATAGCCACGCGCCAAGCGTAACGCGCTCATCGTAGCTTCGGTACCCGAACTCACCATGCGCACCAGTTCGACCGACGGCAACAGCTCGCAGACTTTCTTCGCCATGGCAGTTTCGATTTCGGTCGGCGCACCGAAACTCAAACCTTTTTCAGCCGATTGCTTGACCGCCGCTATCACCTCCGGATGGGCGTGGCCTACTATCATCGGCCCCCAGGAGCCGACGTAATCGATATAACGCGCGTTTTCGCTATCGTAAACGTAAGGGCCTTCGGCACGGGAAAAATACACCGGCGTACCGCCTACACCGTTGAACGAGCGTACCGGCGAATTAACCCCGCCGGGTATGTATTGCTTGGCTTCCGAAAATAGAACGCTGGCTTCAGTCATGATTCGATGGATTGGAAAAACCTGGAAATCCGAGGCCGGCCGTTCGGCCTCGGTGTCACGGCAAACGCTCAATGTTTGCCGAAAATCTGCGGGCCTTTGGGATGTTGTTTGTTTTGCAAACAAAAATACGCAGCCGCGTCGAACTTAATCCGCAACGAATGCGTGTTCTCGTGTTGCTTCAAGAATTTTTTGGCATCTTCCGCCGTCAAGTCCTTCATCATGTACCGGGCAATACACATGCAGTCCTTGTCCAATCGCGGCTTGTCGACATCCGGGTTTTGCGAGGTTTTCAATTCGCGCGCCACGCACTGATCGGCAAATTCGTGCTCGAACTGGTGCTTGACCACGTCGGTGACGACTTCGTCGTGCGAATGATCGAAGGGGTTGTGAGCCGGC containing:
- a CDS encoding transglycosylase SLT domain-containing protein; its protein translation is MSTRSKPVSSIVNKSTGKALKKVAVKPKSKKRSAKGKADFGKQSVWLSGPALGLIGVECAGLAASGLLATVLVLGASARFFSGTGFFANLLPFALGIAIWVAVAAGLLLLWFKSRRWLVAKSELLPALTALCVCFGTVNAVWQQGFPMAIEQLRSLVGGKQQAARTTLAHQIYAAYRRSDSAQLNKLIGRAQSFDADIRYAAASYELDPDLLYGVAAAESSFLPRTSADGGQGLFQITAVPKFILQQVSSQIAGGAVNLADSKHNALVAAATLKHYLAQMKGDLFLGLLAYNIGPQNGGLKHIMQRYGAVDFVTMQPYFQQLPRDYPIRVLCYALAFRLWHETGQLPAYEAGDNAARIQRAGIPGLVSWF
- a CDS encoding DUF2797 domain-containing protein; this encodes MLGSLQKMTVDLEKPVRYRLPIGDQQLEINPLLGKTLQLQYSGRILCVHCGKKTNKSFNQGYCYPCFTRLAQCDLCIVKPETCHYAAGTCREPSWGEEFCFQPHIVYLANSSGLKVGITRRSQIPTRWIDQGAVQALPIFAARSRHISGLAEVALAAHVSDKTNWQQMLKGSAAPLDLPALRDNLLAKCADDLAAISARHGADALHAIGDAEAQVEIDYPVLQYPAKVKSFNLDKDPLIAGQLVGIKGQYLIFDTGVVNIRKFAGYEIRAAL
- a CDS encoding Ig-like domain-containing protein — protein: MQKSRTANTLGLTLLLSLSASPAFANEAPVAKDLQKTLREDKPANILLKGSDADKDALTFTISQAPSHGTLSPVGNSGKRFKYTPAANYHGTDSFTYTANDGALDSQTATVTLTVKSVNDRPVAEAKNQTVLTTDPSFTFSLSASDIDGDELTYKLAARPKYGKVVINANYATYTPKAKFKTGNRTDKFKFKVKDSKKTSKPVLVSLTITDTPYGEINDTAVTQCANASQNNMTCPITNFASQDAEWGRDVAAGVTDDNGVAGFVFTKLDSDGTALTIQNAGWSDEGSEAAGTQWSCVKDETTGLTWEIKTNDGGLQDKDNVYTWYQTDASNDGGDSGQNCSTNGCTTDTKAYVAAINAQALCGKTDWRLPTVAELSDITLMNGATGAIDSAYFPEGQQNVYWTSSPLAASSSMAWAANFASAYTTSDLKANTNFVRLVRSGP
- the hemL gene encoding glutamate-1-semialdehyde 2,1-aminomutase: MTEASVLFSEAKQYIPGGVNSPVRSFNGVGGTPVYFSRAEGPYVYDSENARYIDYVGSWGPMIVGHAHPEVIAAVKQSAEKGLSFGAPTEIETAMAKKVCELLPSVELVRMVSSGTEATMSALRLARGYTGRDKIVKFEGCYHGHSDSLLVKAGSGALTLGVPSSPGVPAALAADTITLTYNDGEAVQATFAEIGEQIACIIVEPVAGNMNCIPPEPGFLETLRQVCDRYGAVLIFDEVMTGFRVGLQGAQGLYGVRPDLTTLGKIIGGGLPVGAFGGSRKIMECLAPLGPVYQAGTLSGCPVAMAAGLKTLELIAAPGFYDGLTAKTAQLLSGLQQAANVSGIAFATNQVGAMFGVFFSEQTPVSRFAQVVACDQERFKCFFHAMLARGVYMAPSAFEAGFVSSAHTAADIDATVEAAAAVFATTL